The DNA sequence AGGTCATAGTTGTCATCAAATGATCCTGAGCATGCACCATGATAATTTCAATTTTGATTTCCGTTCCACTTGCGTATTCTTGTAGCAAATTTGTTTGTGCATGATGGGCTTCCAATAGCTCTGCATTGGCAGCTTCTAACTTTTCAGCAGCTTCATCATAA is a window from the Streptococcus anginosus subsp. whileyi MAS624 genome containing:
- a CDS encoding PTS cellobiose transporter subunit IIA; this encodes MNQEELQVAAFEIILHSGSARATVHEAFADMREGNYDEAAEKLEAANAELLEAHHAQTNLLQEYASGTEIKIEIIMVHAQDHLMTTMTLREVALEMLSLYRKIEK